The Synergistaceae bacterium genome contains a region encoding:
- a CDS encoding S1 RNA-binding domain-containing protein, producing MDQQELTAQEAAAAEDTAPVQSEGAQAEAQHEPENMGELLDQYGSAVRLRKGQILTGTVVGKTDAGFIVDVGFKCEGVLPEKEYTNHALIETGPEPKAGDQIEVEVVSVRDGEEAQLLLSRWRHEFDRRWEALEAAVKESPVMQVRGVSRVKGGLMVDSFGLEGFIPVSHLTLAGRGANPSNFVGQNIKVKVLDHDKRKHRLVFSRRELLEEAENERKAKFYERVHEGDIVEGEVSSLTDFGVFVNLGELDGLVHVTELTWKRNVKIRDMFKKGDKVKVKVIGIERDKDRISLSIKQVTGDPWDTMSERIHKGDVMKGTVTNLTDFGAFVELEPGIEGLVHVGDISWARIKKPRDVLRRGQELEVLVLEADQEKRRISLGCKQLNDPWADIDKRYVKGQDVPVKVVRLAEFGAFVELEEGVEALIHISQLSRKRVEKPADVLTEGQEITARILEVDQAQRRMRLSLSALEPEPVKEAAPEAEGRPELRGDRSERGDRRDRKGGKNYPHRDKDVTGYEDDSEEGNYTPFAEAFKGLDWGKE from the coding sequence ATGGATCAGCAGGAATTAACAGCACAGGAAGCTGCAGCAGCGGAAGACACAGCACCCGTCCAGTCGGAAGGTGCACAGGCAGAAGCACAGCATGAGCCGGAAAACATGGGGGAACTCCTCGACCAGTACGGCAGCGCGGTGAGGCTTCGCAAGGGGCAGATACTTACGGGCACGGTAGTAGGCAAGACGGACGCAGGTTTCATCGTCGACGTAGGGTTTAAGTGCGAGGGCGTTCTTCCCGAGAAGGAGTACACCAATCACGCGCTCATCGAGACCGGCCCTGAACCTAAAGCGGGCGACCAGATAGAAGTTGAAGTAGTCAGCGTAAGAGACGGCGAAGAAGCACAGTTATTGCTGTCGCGCTGGAGGCACGAGTTCGACAGGAGATGGGAAGCACTCGAGGCAGCCGTAAAGGAAAGCCCCGTGATGCAGGTTCGCGGTGTGAGCCGTGTCAAGGGCGGGCTCATGGTGGACAGCTTCGGGCTCGAGGGGTTCATCCCCGTATCTCACCTCACGCTTGCAGGCAGAGGAGCTAACCCGTCGAACTTCGTCGGCCAGAACATAAAGGTCAAGGTACTCGACCACGACAAGAGGAAGCACAGGCTTGTGTTCTCGCGCCGCGAGCTCCTCGAGGAAGCAGAGAACGAGCGTAAGGCCAAGTTCTACGAGAGAGTTCATGAGGGCGACATCGTAGAAGGTGAAGTGTCGAGCCTGACGGACTTCGGCGTGTTCGTAAATCTCGGCGAGCTTGACGGCCTCGTTCATGTTACGGAGCTCACGTGGAAGCGCAACGTGAAGATACGCGACATGTTCAAGAAGGGCGACAAGGTTAAGGTGAAGGTCATCGGTATCGAGCGCGACAAGGACAGGATTTCCCTCAGCATCAAGCAGGTAACCGGCGACCCGTGGGACACCATGAGCGAGCGCATCCACAAGGGCGATGTCATGAAAGGCACGGTAACGAACCTCACGGACTTCGGGGCGTTCGTTGAGCTTGAGCCGGGCATTGAAGGCCTCGTGCACGTCGGAGACATCAGCTGGGCGCGCATCAAGAAGCCGCGTGATGTCCTTCGCAGAGGGCAGGAGCTCGAGGTTCTCGTTCTCGAGGCAGACCAGGAGAAACGCCGCATCAGTCTCGGGTGCAAGCAGCTCAATGACCCGTGGGCGGACATCGACAAGCGTTACGTCAAGGGTCAGGACGTGCCCGTAAAGGTTGTGCGTCTGGCGGAGTTCGGGGCGTTCGTGGAGCTCGAAGAGGGCGTTGAGGCACTTATCCACATCTCCCAGCTCAGCCGCAAGAGAGTGGAGAAGCCCGCTGACGTTCTCACGGAAGGCCAAGAAATTACGGCGCGCATCCTCGAGGTTGACCAGGCACAGCGCAGAATGAGGCTGTCCCTCAGCGCGCTTGAGCCCGAACCTGTGAAGGAGGCAGCACCTGAGGCGGAAGGCAGACCCGAGCTTAGGGGAGACCGTTCCGAGAGAGGCGACCGCAGAGACCGCAAGGGCGGAAAGAATTACCCTCACCGCGATAAGGATGTTACAGGTTACGAGGACGACTCGGAAGAAGGAAATTACACCCCGTTCGCGGAAGCCTTCAAAGGCTTGGACTGGGGAAAAGAGTAA
- a CDS encoding phosphotransferase, translating into MREVSIEGCPVIGTGTFGKVYRLDADTVVKVYDDPANLPLIETEQERSRRAFIRGIPTAIPFGIARVGDSYGSMFELIEARNCNDFIAAHPEKADKLIEEYAGFIRKLHAVKAKPGEFPDVRKVYTDYLECIKQYLPEDIYAGLESFVTAVPEEAGLVHGDIQMKNVMLSNGEMMLIDMNTLSAGNQLFEFAGDSRDIQILAWMRFLHVVMIELSSPDSFMIAPTIDKLRRLLDK; encoded by the coding sequence ATGAGGGAAGTTAGTATTGAGGGCTGCCCGGTTATAGGCACGGGCACATTCGGCAAAGTCTACAGGCTTGACGCTGATACTGTGGTGAAAGTCTACGATGACCCCGCAAACCTGCCCCTTATAGAGACTGAGCAGGAAAGATCTCGGCGGGCGTTTATCAGGGGCATTCCGACGGCGATACCGTTCGGGATTGCGAGAGTAGGAGACAGTTACGGCTCAATGTTCGAGCTTATAGAGGCGCGCAACTGCAACGACTTCATAGCCGCACACCCGGAGAAGGCCGACAAGCTCATAGAGGAATACGCCGGGTTCATCAGGAAACTTCACGCAGTCAAAGCCAAGCCCGGAGAGTTCCCGGATGTCCGCAAGGTCTACACAGACTACCTCGAGTGCATCAAGCAGTATCTGCCTGAGGACATTTACGCTGGGCTTGAAAGTTTCGTTACAGCTGTGCCGGAAGAGGCGGGGCTTGTTCACGGTGATATCCAGATGAAAAACGTAATGCTCTCCAACGGCGAGATGATGCTAATCGACATGAACACGCTCAGCGCAGGAAATCAGCTGTTCGAGTTCGCCGGAGACAGCAGGGACATTCAGATTCTTGCGTGGATGAGGTTTCTTCATGTCGTGATGATTGAGCTTTCCTCGCCCGACAGTTTCATGATTGCACCGACAATCGACAAGTTAAGGAGGCTTCTTGACAAGTGA
- a CDS encoding UDP-glucose--hexose-1-phosphate uridylyltransferase, with product MVNHELNRLLAFALHHQLITPADKIWAANSLIGILGIHDFQPEDISETFGTSPDSILARILDWAAENHLIENTETERDLLDTELMGALTPRPSDVIERFNALRAQSPVAATDYFYALGVSSNYIRSERTAKNICWKSATEFGELDITINMSKPEKDPRDIAKAKTIKATGYPKCLLCKENEGFYGHHGHPARQNIRLIPVELEGREWYFQYSPYSYYNEHCIVLDGNHVPMLISHETFSNLFAFITEFPHYFVGSNADLPIVGGSILSHDHYQGGRYVFAMNTAPFERQYEYGDSGVTVGRIKWPMSAVRLRSADPEKLIPLADKILSAWREWTDESVGVLAYSDGEPHNTITPIARRHGTDYELDLVLRNNRTSEEHPLGIFHPHAEVHHIKKENIGLIEVMGLAVLPARLKSALEKICAAWLEGKESLPSELEAHDVWYRGLRKKHEGLSGETETREMLRSEVGHVFAQVLTDSGVYKRTPEGTAAFDKFMTEVLR from the coding sequence ATGGTCAACCACGAACTCAACCGGCTGTTAGCCTTTGCGCTTCACCACCAGCTTATCACGCCCGCCGACAAGATATGGGCGGCAAATTCGCTCATCGGGATACTCGGCATCCACGACTTCCAGCCCGAAGACATCAGCGAGACGTTCGGGACATCGCCGGACAGCATCTTGGCCAGGATTCTTGACTGGGCGGCAGAAAATCACCTCATCGAGAACACAGAGACCGAGCGCGACCTTCTCGACACGGAATTAATGGGGGCACTCACACCCAGACCTTCCGACGTGATCGAGAGGTTCAACGCCCTGCGTGCACAGTCCCCCGTAGCGGCAACTGATTACTTCTACGCGCTGGGAGTGTCGTCGAACTACATACGTTCCGAGCGCACGGCCAAGAACATCTGCTGGAAGAGTGCGACGGAGTTCGGGGAGCTCGACATCACGATAAACATGAGCAAGCCCGAGAAAGACCCGCGCGACATTGCGAAGGCCAAGACGATAAAGGCGACCGGCTACCCGAAGTGCCTGCTCTGCAAGGAGAACGAGGGCTTCTACGGTCATCACGGCCACCCTGCGCGACAGAACATCAGGCTTATCCCCGTAGAGCTTGAGGGGCGTGAATGGTATTTCCAGTACTCGCCCTACAGCTACTACAACGAACACTGCATTGTGCTCGACGGCAATCACGTGCCCATGCTCATCAGCCACGAGACGTTCAGCAACCTCTTTGCGTTCATCACGGAGTTTCCTCATTACTTTGTGGGCTCGAATGCAGATTTGCCCATCGTCGGGGGCTCGATACTCTCACACGACCACTATCAGGGAGGGCGTTACGTCTTCGCGATGAACACAGCTCCGTTCGAGCGTCAGTACGAGTACGGTGATAGTGGGGTAACAGTGGGACGCATAAAGTGGCCGATGAGTGCGGTGCGCCTGCGTTCGGCAGACCCCGAGAAGCTGATACCGTTAGCGGACAAGATTCTTTCTGCGTGGCGCGAATGGACGGACGAGAGCGTGGGAGTGTTAGCGTATTCCGACGGCGAGCCCCACAACACGATCACGCCGATTGCGCGGAGGCACGGTACGGACTACGAGCTTGACCTTGTGCTCAGGAACAACAGAACGAGCGAAGAGCACCCGCTGGGCATTTTCCACCCTCACGCAGAAGTTCACCACATCAAGAAAGAGAACATAGGGCTGATTGAGGTAATGGGCTTGGCGGTTCTTCCTGCGAGGCTGAAGAGTGCTCTGGAGAAGATATGCGCGGCGTGGCTTGAGGGGAAAGAGAGTTTGCCGTCAGAGCTTGAGGCGCATGACGTGTGGTACAGAGGCCTTCGGAAGAAGCACGAGGGCTTGAGCGGCGAGACGGAGACGCGGGAGATGCTGCGCTCTGAGGTCGGGCACGTGTTCGCGCAGGTTCTGACGGACAGCGGGGTCTACAAGAGAACGCCGGAAGGTACGGCGGCATTCGACAAATTCATGACGGAGGTATTGCGGTAA
- a CDS encoding TIM barrel protein, producing the protein MRIYVNTCVLPRCRLETAKIYRDEFGDDLRFEILPMFDLPEFEANLAANLDFFREGTVSFHEPVFCVEHTAPKGTPEYAESMRHIMLTKKYADILHPEHMVYHLNNCAVPPSAKDAMLSTSLANLEEIREIFSGVQIFVENTGTDIKGDKLLDQQEFTDLCREKSFDVLIDIGHAHANSWDIRKLIADLKPQIRAFHLHNNDGVHDLHNRINDGTLDFAEVMTCIRAQVPEADLIIEYTRPEYHGQPLMEDIRTLCRMI; encoded by the coding sequence GTGAGAATATACGTTAATACGTGCGTCCTTCCGAGATGCAGGCTCGAGACGGCCAAGATTTACCGCGATGAATTTGGGGATGATTTGCGCTTTGAGATTCTGCCGATGTTCGACCTGCCGGAGTTCGAGGCAAACCTTGCGGCCAATCTGGACTTCTTCCGTGAAGGAACTGTGAGCTTTCACGAGCCTGTTTTCTGCGTTGAGCACACCGCCCCGAAGGGCACGCCGGAATACGCTGAATCAATGCGGCACATCATGCTGACCAAGAAATACGCGGACATTCTGCACCCTGAGCACATGGTCTATCACCTCAACAACTGCGCAGTACCCCCCTCCGCCAAAGACGCGATGCTGAGCACGTCCCTCGCCAATCTCGAGGAGATACGGGAAATCTTCTCCGGCGTTCAGATTTTTGTGGAGAACACCGGCACAGACATCAAGGGCGACAAGCTGTTAGACCAGCAGGAGTTCACTGACTTGTGCAGGGAGAAGAGCTTTGACGTGCTGATAGACATCGGGCACGCACACGCAAATTCATGGGACATCAGGAAGCTCATTGCTGACCTGAAGCCGCAGATACGCGCATTCCACCTTCACAACAACGACGGAGTTCATGACCTGCACAACAGAATTAATGACGGGACGCTGGACTTTGCGGAAGTCATGACCTGTATCCGCGCGCAGGTTCCTGAAGCAGACCTAATCATAGAGTACACGAGGCCGGAATATCACGGCCAGCCGTTAATGGAGGACATCAGGACATTATGCAGGATGATATGA
- a CDS encoding PAS domain S-box protein: MQDDMREARLAYIFANMADAVCITRKNGAVLYVNNSAAQLFSLSRYDGMKIWDVIRFTEKNDGIIQLFLDAVTQGKDINSLVEYEANDGKIFSLHVNMTYMDDGNGIFVMVARDLTELVRVNSAFARYTSPEIAKYVLTTPGGEKQGGQTRDVTILMSDLRGFTALSTKLHPDTLIAILNHYFEEMTAVISRWHGTVIEFLGDGIFVVFGAPEADPEHAEHAVSCALEMQNAMSGVNSWNASHGYPALEMGIGINSGPAVVGNIGSADKMKYGCMGETVNLAGRTETFTTGSQIYITERTKAGLHSELSVSEEQSFMPKGTASPMKIFAVDGLGDVHMTHKEYVMRDTVRKPEVKFFRITGAKNVDGEECTGRVLKLSDDERYAVIESGNHVDALQNIVINTDGGLLYAKAVSVSGRQITICFTSKPDNFPSWVKSLF, translated from the coding sequence ATGCAGGATGATATGAGAGAGGCACGGTTAGCCTATATTTTCGCGAACATGGCTGACGCTGTGTGCATCACCAGAAAGAACGGTGCTGTGCTATACGTCAACAACAGCGCGGCACAACTCTTCAGCCTCAGCCGTTACGACGGAATGAAGATATGGGACGTTATCCGCTTCACAGAGAAGAATGACGGTATTATCCAGCTCTTCCTCGACGCAGTAACACAGGGCAAGGACATAAATTCGCTTGTCGAGTACGAGGCCAACGACGGAAAAATCTTCAGCCTTCACGTAAATATGACGTACATGGACGATGGGAACGGAATTTTCGTGATGGTAGCAAGAGACCTAACGGAGCTTGTGCGCGTGAACTCTGCTTTTGCACGGTACACCTCGCCGGAAATCGCAAAGTACGTCCTGACCACACCCGGCGGCGAGAAACAGGGAGGCCAGACCCGCGACGTTACCATACTGATGAGCGACCTTCGGGGCTTCACTGCACTGAGCACGAAGCTGCACCCTGATACCCTGATAGCTATACTCAATCACTACTTCGAGGAAATGACCGCAGTAATATCCCGCTGGCACGGCACGGTGATAGAGTTTCTTGGCGACGGAATATTTGTCGTGTTCGGAGCACCTGAGGCTGACCCTGAGCACGCAGAACACGCCGTCTCATGTGCCCTCGAGATGCAGAACGCGATGTCGGGCGTGAACAGCTGGAACGCTTCGCATGGTTATCCTGCGCTGGAGATGGGTATAGGGATAAATTCCGGGCCTGCAGTCGTCGGCAATATAGGTTCAGCGGACAAGATGAAGTATGGCTGTATGGGCGAGACGGTCAACTTGGCCGGACGTACTGAGACCTTCACGACCGGCAGCCAGATATACATCACGGAACGCACTAAGGCCGGGCTTCACTCTGAGCTGTCAGTCTCAGAGGAACAAAGTTTCATGCCCAAAGGTACGGCCAGCCCCATGAAGATATTTGCGGTCGACGGGCTGGGTGATGTTCACATGACGCACAAAGAATACGTGATGAGGGACACTGTGCGCAAACCAGAGGTAAAATTCTTCAGGATTACCGGCGCAAAGAACGTTGACGGTGAAGAATGCACAGGCCGAGTTCTGAAGCTGTCTGACGATGAACGCTATGCAGTCATCGAGAGCGGTAATCACGTCGACGCGCTGCAAAACATCGTGATAAATACTGACGGGGGACTGCTTTACGCAAAGGCTGTCAGTGTCAGCGGACGGCAAATCACAATCTGCTTCACCTCCAAGCCCGACAATTTCCCCTCGTGGGTCAAAAGCCTGTTTTAG
- the miaA gene encoding tRNA (adenosine(37)-N6)-dimethylallyltransferase MiaA has translation MNRQPVVALIGATAVGKTALSLSIAEKLNAEIISVDSRQVYRYMDVGTDKISPALRREIPHHMIDIADPDEKFTVSDFAEEASRAASRILARRRIPLFVGGTPFYYNALFHAVLNEELPSDSEVREKYETLANSQGAELLHMRLAEVDPETAGRLHKNDVQRVTRALEIWDLTGKAPSQLYQEGSKRDYGFDVLYVGLSRAREELFSRIEIRLEQEFSEGFPEEISWLLSHGFDERFNPLKGLGYKELIEHHRGKLTLEQALEQTISRTKAFCRRQQTWFKKFTPAVWFDMSASNHEEEIIEAITHHMHGEAHE, from the coding sequence ATGAATCGGCAGCCTGTGGTTGCTTTAATCGGAGCTACAGCGGTAGGCAAAACTGCGCTCAGCTTATCCATTGCAGAGAAACTAAACGCTGAAATCATATCAGTAGATTCACGTCAGGTGTATCGCTACATGGACGTTGGCACTGACAAGATTTCGCCTGCGTTGCGCCGTGAAATTCCACACCACATGATAGACATTGCCGACCCCGACGAAAAATTCACCGTCTCAGACTTCGCAGAAGAAGCATCACGTGCGGCATCGCGTATTCTTGCGCGCAGACGTATCCCGCTGTTCGTCGGCGGAACTCCGTTCTACTACAACGCGCTGTTTCACGCTGTGCTGAATGAAGAGCTGCCGTCTGACTCTGAGGTTCGGGAGAAGTACGAGACGCTCGCCAACTCTCAGGGAGCAGAGCTGCTTCACATGAGGCTGGCTGAGGTTGACCCCGAGACGGCGGGAAGGCTCCACAAGAATGACGTTCAGAGAGTAACGCGGGCTCTGGAGATATGGGACTTGACGGGGAAAGCTCCCTCACAGCTCTATCAGGAAGGCAGCAAACGTGATTACGGCTTCGATGTGCTGTACGTCGGGCTGTCGCGGGCGAGGGAAGAACTGTTCTCGCGCATAGAGATACGGCTTGAGCAGGAGTTCTCGGAGGGTTTCCCTGAAGAAATAAGCTGGCTTCTGTCGCACGGTTTTGATGAGAGGTTCAACCCGCTGAAGGGCTTGGGCTACAAGGAACTCATCGAGCATCATCGCGGGAAGTTGACACTGGAGCAGGCACTTGAGCAGACAATCTCACGGACAAAGGCATTCTGCCGGAGACAGCAGACGTGGTTCAAGAAGTTCACGCCCGCAGTCTGGTTTGACATGTCCGCGTCAAATCACGAGGAAGAAATCATAGAGGCTATAACACATCACATGCACGGAGAAGCTCACGAATGA
- a CDS encoding ATP-binding protein, which translates to MLHRKSQPDLIPAMFLSTAIAMIFTQLAGYGAVLIDGIITSRVLGSQAYSGVSLLGPFNGIVLLFSGAVSVSAQVVSSQAIGRGDRDTANSAFTVALIIDALFALVLVMLCILWPDGLLNICGVSQASHPSIYPHMLGYLRGYMSGIPFIMLIQVIGPIIVMDSGKALFTSSAFVLFVGDIAGDLLNAFVFHGGTFGMGIATSAAYLLQALVLLPHFLRKNSYFRTSLKAFTFGQLPEMLRAASPAFTLKLATALRDLAVNRINIYVALSTAAIAARGMQNDLNTVLFCIGLGIGKTLVTMTGIFYGAEDRQGLTRLFNYAMKLSVIISGTVGAIVFFAATWIAQCFTSEPEVVELSAFSIRCMALGLVPDTLSLAFHDYLQGINQRTMVNVINFSDRFIIPVGTAFVMGMLFGSKGIMASIAVGKVILLVFLAVIVYVRTGSLRDCMFLPDGFGGSQADNMYASISSMDDVSRESLRAESFCLEHGISAEKAQLMSLFVEEAAGNIIAHGKPKRWHSLRADYRLSLNGGKICLTLRDCCEHFDISAFYRAHKDDSGENVPGMRILMKLADDVRYFNAFSSNNIMIYIDTKEKERTHEGS; encoded by the coding sequence ATGCTTCACAGAAAATCTCAGCCTGACCTTATACCTGCAATGTTCCTCTCCACAGCAATAGCCATGATATTCACCCAGCTTGCGGGCTACGGGGCTGTGCTTATTGACGGCATAATCACCAGCAGAGTTCTGGGCTCTCAGGCATATTCCGGCGTATCTCTGCTCGGGCCGTTCAACGGAATAGTCCTGCTGTTCAGCGGAGCAGTCTCAGTGAGCGCGCAGGTAGTGAGTTCTCAGGCCATCGGTCGCGGAGACAGGGACACCGCCAATTCTGCCTTCACTGTTGCGCTGATAATTGATGCCCTGTTCGCACTGGTGCTAGTTATGCTGTGCATTCTCTGGCCGGACGGACTGCTCAACATCTGCGGAGTGTCGCAGGCTTCTCATCCGTCAATCTATCCCCACATGCTGGGCTACCTCAGAGGCTACATGTCGGGAATACCCTTCATCATGCTGATACAGGTCATCGGGCCGATTATCGTCATGGACAGCGGAAAAGCCCTGTTCACGTCGTCGGCCTTCGTGCTGTTTGTGGGGGACATAGCCGGTGATTTGCTGAATGCGTTTGTCTTTCACGGCGGAACGTTCGGGATGGGGATTGCGACTTCTGCGGCGTACCTGCTTCAGGCTCTGGTGCTTCTCCCTCACTTCCTGCGAAAAAACTCATACTTCAGGACTTCGCTAAAAGCCTTCACGTTCGGACAGCTCCCCGAAATGCTCAGGGCAGCATCACCGGCTTTCACGCTGAAACTTGCTACAGCCCTCCGAGACTTGGCCGTCAACAGGATAAACATCTATGTAGCTCTCTCGACGGCGGCAATTGCGGCGCGCGGAATGCAGAACGACTTGAACACGGTGCTTTTCTGCATAGGTCTGGGCATCGGAAAGACGCTGGTAACCATGACGGGTATCTTTTACGGTGCAGAGGACAGGCAGGGTCTAACGCGGCTGTTCAACTACGCGATGAAGTTATCAGTGATTATCTCCGGCACAGTCGGCGCAATAGTCTTCTTCGCCGCTACATGGATAGCGCAATGTTTCACGTCAGAACCCGAAGTTGTGGAGCTCTCGGCGTTCAGCATAAGGTGCATGGCGTTAGGGCTGGTGCCAGACACGTTGTCGCTAGCCTTTCACGACTACCTGCAGGGCATAAACCAGCGGACTATGGTGAACGTCATCAACTTCAGCGACAGGTTCATTATCCCTGTAGGGACTGCGTTTGTGATGGGCATGTTATTCGGCTCGAAGGGCATCATGGCATCAATAGCTGTCGGCAAAGTAATTCTGCTGGTCTTTTTGGCGGTGATTGTCTACGTCCGCACGGGCTCATTGAGGGACTGCATGTTCCTTCCCGACGGCTTCGGAGGTTCTCAGGCTGACAACATGTACGCATCAATCTCCTCAATGGACGACGTGTCGCGCGAGAGCTTAAGAGCCGAGTCATTCTGCCTTGAGCACGGAATTAGCGCAGAGAAGGCACAATTGATGTCGCTGTTCGTTGAGGAAGCGGCCGGAAACATCATCGCTCACGGCAAGCCCAAACGCTGGCACAGTCTCAGAGCCGATTACAGGTTATCCCTGAACGGCGGGAAAATCTGCCTGACCCTGCGGGACTGCTGCGAGCACTTCGACATCTCAGCTTTCTACCGTGCCCACAAAGACGACTCCGGCGAGAACGTGCCGGGAATGCGCATCCTAATGAAGCTGGCTGACGATGTGAGGTACTTCAACGCGTTCAGCAGCAACAACATCATGATATACATTGACACAAAGGAGAAGGAGAGGACACATGAGGGAAGTTAG
- a CDS encoding DegT/DnrJ/EryC1/StrS family aminotransferase has product MAVPILDLKRSFSEIKPEVSAAVERVFASQGFILGREVSVFEKHCEKYLEIPEGSCVGCASGTDALLLALMAEDLKPGDEVITTPFTFFATAGAIARLGGVPVFVDVDPVTYNIDLQQVMDKVTDRTRVFLPVHLFGQMTPLEEIIPQLHGKGIKVIEDSAQAFGATRNVNDEITRAGCVGDVGCYSFFPTKNLGGCGDGGMVVSRDKDTAERLRRLRVHGSGTTYYHDEIGINSRLDAIQAAILDIKLRHLDEWNEQRRKSAEYYKLLFKAKGLHEFVSVPEELPGNVHIWHQYVVRVKERRDELMSFLEDKGVSVRVYYPLPLHLQPCFRYLGYAEGSLPVSEELSREVMALPVYPGLTQEEQEEVVVRIAEFFTK; this is encoded by the coding sequence TTGGCAGTACCAATCTTAGACCTAAAGCGTTCGTTCAGTGAGATAAAGCCGGAAGTTTCTGCGGCGGTAGAGAGAGTGTTTGCCTCGCAGGGATTTATTCTCGGGCGTGAAGTCAGTGTGTTCGAGAAGCACTGCGAGAAGTATCTCGAGATTCCAGAAGGCTCGTGTGTTGGCTGTGCGTCGGGTACAGATGCATTGCTTCTTGCTCTGATGGCCGAAGACCTCAAGCCCGGCGACGAAGTAATCACAACGCCGTTCACGTTCTTTGCGACGGCGGGGGCGATTGCGCGTCTCGGAGGAGTGCCGGTGTTCGTGGACGTTGACCCTGTAACGTACAACATCGACCTTCAGCAGGTGATGGACAAAGTTACGGATAGAACGAGAGTTTTTCTGCCTGTGCACTTGTTCGGACAGATGACACCGCTTGAAGAGATAATCCCCCAGCTTCACGGCAAGGGCATCAAGGTCATCGAGGACTCGGCTCAGGCTTTCGGTGCGACGCGCAACGTCAATGACGAGATTACGCGCGCAGGATGCGTCGGTGATGTTGGGTGCTACTCGTTCTTCCCGACGAAGAATCTCGGGGGCTGCGGGGACGGCGGAATGGTAGTCTCTCGCGACAAGGACACTGCGGAACGTTTGCGCCGTCTTCGTGTTCACGGTTCAGGGACGACGTACTACCACGACGAGATAGGCATAAACAGTCGGCTTGATGCGATTCAGGCGGCAATACTGGACATCAAGCTCCGCCACCTCGACGAGTGGAACGAACAGCGCAGAAAGTCAGCCGAGTACTACAAGCTGCTGTTCAAGGCGAAGGGGCTTCATGAGTTCGTGAGCGTCCCTGAGGAACTGCCCGGCAACGTGCACATCTGGCATCAGTACGTAGTGAGGGTCAAGGAGAGGCGCGATGAGCTGATGAGCTTCCTTGAGGATAAGGGAGTGAGCGTGAGGGTGTATTATCCCCTGCCGCTGCACCTTCAGCCGTGCTTCAGGTATCTGGGTTACGCGGAAGGAAGCCTGCCGGTCAGCGAGGAGCTGTCGCGTGAGGTTATGGCCTTGCCGGTGTATCCCGGCCTGACGCAGGAGGAACAGGAAGAAGTAGTGGTGAGAATAGCAGAGTTCTTCACGAAGTAA
- the ispH gene encoding 4-hydroxy-3-methylbut-2-enyl diphosphate reductase, which yields MITVMAEHAGFCFGVKRAVDAIEAALRDTPEVWTIGLPIHNPQEVARLEAMGLKVARSAEDIPAGARVLIRAHGEPLEVLAELSAKGAVVDDMTCPFVKKAQDMAAEWEKLNYHIVLLGDKNHPEIKGILGHTAHPETVDVAADEEEAAHITRHPRIALVSQTTQREERLAKVAGLLSMKCSELHVCNTICKATAERQASARALVRDSNVDGVVLIGGRESANTGKLRDIIASEGVSVLWVEDEDELEENRNWFTGKNRIGIAAGASTPGWLIDKIRNIIAHK from the coding sequence ATGATAACGGTTATGGCGGAACATGCCGGTTTCTGTTTCGGGGTGAAGCGTGCAGTCGACGCAATAGAGGCAGCCCTTCGCGACACGCCGGAGGTCTGGACGATAGGGCTTCCCATCCACAACCCGCAGGAAGTTGCACGCCTTGAGGCTATGGGGCTGAAGGTAGCACGTTCGGCTGAGGACATCCCCGCCGGAGCAAGGGTGCTCATTCGCGCTCACGGCGAGCCGCTCGAGGTGCTGGCGGAACTTTCGGCGAAGGGTGCAGTTGTCGATGACATGACGTGCCCTTTCGTCAAGAAGGCTCAGGACATGGCGGCGGAATGGGAGAAGCTGAACTATCACATCGTTCTTCTGGGAGACAAGAACCATCCCGAAATCAAGGGCATTCTCGGGCACACTGCACATCCTGAAACCGTCGACGTTGCGGCGGATGAGGAAGAGGCAGCTCACATCACCAGACATCCGAGAATCGCACTGGTCTCGCAGACTACGCAGAGAGAAGAACGCCTGGCGAAGGTAGCAGGGCTTCTTTCAATGAAGTGCTCGGAGCTCCACGTGTGCAACACAATCTGCAAGGCTACGGCCGAACGTCAGGCAAGTGCACGCGCACTCGTCAGAGACAGCAATGTTGACGGAGTGGTGCTGATTGGCGGAAGAGAGAGCGCGAACACCGGCAAGCTGAGGGACATAATAGCTTCTGAGGGAGTAAGTGTGTTATGGGTAGAGGACGAGGACGAGCTGGAGGAAAATCGCAACTGGTTCACGGGTAAAAACAGGATTGGTATTGCCGCCGGAGCAAGCACGCCCGGGTGGCTTATCGATAAAATACGTAACATAATAGCGCACAAATAG